A single window of Pontibacillus chungwhensis DNA harbors:
- a CDS encoding ABC transporter permease subunit encodes MKWNKQLIAGCIFLVGLLFVAFLGPYLPFIDENVETKGMMRTEEGEMTIPPFPPSGEYWLGSDHYGRDILSRLVVGTKEVLAVVLSVVLIRYSIAIPLGLGAFYYRPVRALLQFLNQTLSFVPMIFIVLFFLMLPYVYFSPHRTTWLIIILAVVEVGRVGDVLYKQTEEISYKPFMDTAITSGNTSFQMLRRYYFPQLFPHMAVNVSLDISRVMFVIGQLGLIQVFISHKIEALPSVTTPAYKVVNTSNAWPVLFQRATADVFGSVWIPFAGAGAITIFVVGFYLLGNGIRHYFEKRQSYI; translated from the coding sequence GTGAAATGGAACAAACAGCTAATAGCAGGGTGTATCTTTTTAGTCGGCCTTCTGTTTGTCGCCTTTCTGGGTCCATACCTTCCATTTATCGATGAGAATGTGGAAACGAAAGGGATGATGCGCACAGAGGAGGGAGAAATGACAATTCCTCCATTCCCGCCATCTGGTGAGTATTGGCTAGGGTCGGATCACTATGGGAGAGATATACTAAGTCGCTTGGTGGTCGGTACGAAAGAAGTGTTGGCGGTTGTCTTGTCTGTCGTGCTGATTCGCTATAGTATAGCTATTCCTCTTGGGCTTGGGGCTTTCTATTATCGTCCGGTCCGAGCTTTGTTGCAGTTTTTAAATCAAACTTTATCATTTGTTCCGATGATTTTTATTGTATTGTTTTTCCTTATGTTGCCTTATGTGTATTTCTCCCCCCACCGTACAACCTGGCTCATTATCATTTTGGCCGTGGTGGAAGTAGGGAGAGTGGGTGATGTATTGTATAAGCAAACGGAGGAGATCTCCTATAAGCCATTTATGGATACGGCCATTACTTCAGGGAATACCTCTTTTCAAATGCTGAGGCGATACTATTTCCCTCAACTGTTCCCTCATATGGCTGTAAATGTTTCGTTAGATATTAGTCGAGTCATGTTTGTCATTGGGCAGCTTGGGTTAATTCAAGTGTTTATTAGTCACAAGATTGAAGCTTTGCCATCTGTGACCACACCGGCATATAAGGTCGTAAATACATCGAATGCCTGGCCGGTGCTCTTCCAGCGAGCAACCGCTGATGTGTTCGGAAGCGTTTGGATTCCTTTCGCAGGAGCAGGAGCGATTACCATTTTTGTTGTAGGATTTTATTTGCTAGGCAACGGGATTCGCCACTACTTTGAGAAGCGACAGAGTTATATATGA
- a CDS encoding amino acid ABC transporter permease translates to MFEAFMDSHYVRSFQAVFPEGILLTLGITLAGLFFGFIIGAIVGLGRLSKKKWVNIPALWFVEIVRGTPMLAQILFIYSGLTEDIIGFNIAALPTAIIAIAINAGAYIAEIVRGTVHSIDKGQREAGRALGLSERETMRHIVWPQAFKRMIPPLGNQFVISLKDTSLFSVIAIGELLYLGKQYYNITYTPFQTLIVVCLLYLCITIPASFYLRRLERKLDV, encoded by the coding sequence ATGTTTGAAGCTTTTATGGATTCTCACTACGTTCGTAGTTTTCAGGCTGTCTTTCCTGAAGGAATATTACTCACACTAGGAATTACATTAGCTGGTTTATTTTTCGGATTTATCATTGGTGCCATCGTTGGACTCGGGCGTTTATCTAAGAAGAAATGGGTGAACATACCTGCTCTGTGGTTTGTAGAGATTGTACGAGGAACTCCGATGCTCGCACAGATTCTCTTTATCTACTCAGGTCTAACAGAAGATATTATTGGCTTTAACATTGCCGCGCTGCCTACTGCAATTATTGCAATCGCCATAAATGCCGGTGCATATATTGCTGAGATCGTTCGTGGTACGGTACACTCAATTGATAAAGGGCAACGTGAAGCTGGACGAGCACTAGGATTAAGTGAACGTGAAACGATGCGCCATATTGTATGGCCTCAGGCTTTTAAACGAATGATTCCGCCTCTTGGAAACCAGTTCGTAATTAGTCTGAAAGATACCTCTTTATTTTCCGTTATTGCCATAGGGGAGCTTCTATACCTTGGTAAGCAGTACTACAACATAACGTATACACCTTTCCAAACGTTAATAGTAGTTTGCCTCTTATACCTATGCATTACAATACCTGCCTCATTTTACTTAAGAAGATTAGAAAGGAAGCTGGACGTATAA
- a CDS encoding DUF2294 domain-containing protein, with product MEEKSMQAELASYTGKLLREHYGKGPASVYVSIKHPFITFYLRDFLTPTERVLRTQGHDQKVEETRDLLMKQVLHELKATITVVADLHVENLYYDWSLENRTGVILGVLSEDKTNKDESFAEYPAKDKLHKEINRVSAQVEKEPEETNSLYLNDRTLVIQRKGILVDIERELIRSGYEQPLRLSKRRLEKDMLDRRLYESILDVHIMDTFVDWDFQLDQSFITLIIQKNKPM from the coding sequence ATGGAAGAGAAGTCTATGCAAGCTGAGTTAGCGAGTTATACCGGAAAGCTTTTACGAGAGCATTATGGCAAAGGGCCGGCTTCGGTCTATGTTTCCATTAAGCATCCGTTTATTACATTTTATCTTCGGGATTTCCTCACCCCAACAGAACGAGTGCTTCGTACTCAAGGGCACGATCAGAAGGTCGAAGAGACACGAGATCTCTTAATGAAGCAGGTGTTGCATGAATTAAAAGCCACCATAACCGTGGTAGCTGACCTGCATGTAGAGAACCTATATTATGACTGGTCATTAGAAAATCGGACAGGAGTGATCCTCGGCGTCCTGTCAGAAGATAAAACGAACAAAGATGAATCGTTTGCCGAATATCCGGCAAAAGATAAGCTGCATAAAGAAATTAATCGTGTAAGCGCACAAGTAGAAAAAGAACCGGAAGAGACCAATTCTCTCTATTTAAATGATCGAACGCTCGTTATTCAACGAAAAGGAATTCTAGTAGATATTGAGAGAGAATTAATTCGTTCTGGTTATGAGCAGCCGCTGCGTTTAAGTAAACGAAGGTTAGAGAAAGATATGCTCGATCGGAGACTCTATGAATCCATTTTGGATGTTCACATCATGGATACCTTTGTAGATTGGGACTTTCAATTGGATCAGAGTTTTATAACGTTAATCATTCAAAAGAATAAACCGATGTAG
- a CDS encoding ABC transporter permease subunit, with protein MGRTLIQTCFIWLFVTIVLILVVLIPRGNPEVDRNLSRTEQAEQYREGITDFSWEAYRQNVTTLLQYAWEHKSLGDTIHTHSVEYEVWRYLKKSLWLIVPSFIISSILGVLKGIYDFYVKRRRFNVLGEKATVFFLSVPDFFLLLMIQVALITFADYGLPRISLYGSEAVSNKVVGITFLAIYPTFYIARLTYSSLEQQSTQDYIRTAFSKGTNRFKIVWKHMLSNCWLAVVSHLNTIMLYILSNLFIVELITSYRGAAYRFYKALRVRGSFTVGSPQSIDTSLVIEYIIVFTGIVLIVQLLSKLAAHQLLRRGGEAS; from the coding sequence TTGGGGAGAACGTTGATCCAGACGTGTTTCATTTGGTTGTTCGTAACGATTGTGCTCATACTCGTGGTCTTGATTCCGAGAGGGAACCCGGAGGTGGACCGTAACCTATCCCGAACAGAGCAGGCTGAACAATACAGGGAAGGGATTACGGATTTCTCTTGGGAAGCATACCGACAAAATGTGACGACACTTCTTCAATATGCATGGGAACATAAGAGTTTAGGGGATACCATTCACACTCACTCGGTAGAATATGAGGTTTGGAGATATTTAAAGAAGAGTTTATGGCTGATCGTTCCGAGTTTTATTATAAGTTCGATTTTGGGTGTGCTAAAAGGAATCTATGATTTTTACGTGAAGCGGAGGCGGTTTAATGTATTGGGGGAAAAAGCGACTGTATTTTTTCTTTCCGTACCGGATTTTTTCTTGTTACTCATGATTCAGGTGGCTCTCATTACGTTTGCGGATTATGGACTTCCGCGTATTAGTTTATATGGAAGTGAGGCTGTTTCGAATAAAGTGGTTGGGATTACTTTTCTGGCTATCTATCCGACCTTTTACATAGCTAGGTTAACGTATTCGAGCTTGGAACAACAATCTACGCAGGATTACATACGCACCGCGTTTAGCAAAGGGACGAACCGTTTCAAAATAGTTTGGAAACACATGCTCAGTAACTGTTGGCTAGCAGTTGTGAGTCATTTGAATACGATTATGCTGTATATTTTGTCGAATTTATTTATCGTTGAGTTAATTACATCTTATCGAGGAGCGGCTTACAGGTTCTATAAAGCCCTCCGCGTCAGAGGTAGCTTTACAGTCGGGAGCCCGCAATCCATAGATACGTCACTTGTGATCGAATATATCATCGTCTTTACAGGGATCGTTCTAATAGTCCAGCTCCTCAGCAAACTAGCTGCTCATCAGCTTTTACGAAGAGGAGGCGAGGCTTCGTGA
- a CDS encoding amino acid ABC transporter ATP-binding protein — translation MITVKDLHKSFGKTEVLKGIDAKVEESEVVCVIGPSGSGKSTFLRCLNLLEEVTSGEIVIDGDVLTDPKVDINAVRSQVGMVFQHFNLFPHKTVLENITLAPIKVKGLSQSEADKTGHSLLEKVGLGDKADVYPESLSGGQKQRVAIARSLAMNPKVMLFDEPTSALDPELVGDVLQVMKDLAVEGMTMVVVTHEMGFAREVGDRVLFMDEGIIMENGSPSQIFDDPQNSRTQSFLSKIL, via the coding sequence ATGATTACCGTAAAAGATCTCCACAAATCATTTGGTAAAACAGAAGTCTTAAAAGGAATAGATGCGAAAGTAGAAGAAAGTGAAGTGGTCTGTGTCATAGGCCCATCTGGCTCTGGTAAGAGTACATTCTTAAGGTGTTTGAATCTTTTAGAAGAGGTCACATCAGGAGAAATCGTCATCGATGGTGACGTCCTAACAGATCCAAAAGTAGATATTAATGCCGTTCGCTCCCAGGTCGGAATGGTGTTTCAGCACTTCAATTTATTTCCTCATAAAACCGTATTAGAGAACATTACATTGGCCCCCATTAAAGTAAAGGGGTTGTCTCAAAGCGAAGCGGACAAAACAGGACACTCTCTCCTTGAAAAGGTTGGTCTTGGAGACAAAGCGGATGTGTATCCTGAGAGCTTATCAGGCGGGCAGAAGCAGCGTGTCGCCATCGCTCGTTCTCTCGCCATGAATCCAAAAGTTATGCTCTTTGACGAACCGACATCTGCTCTTGACCCAGAGCTAGTCGGGGATGTTCTCCAGGTAATGAAAGACCTGGCTGTTGAAGGTATGACAATGGTCGTTGTGACACACGAGATGGGCTTCGCCCGAGAAGTCGGTGACCGCGTGCTCTTTATGGATGAAGGCATTATTATGGAAAACGGATCGCCTTCTCAAATCTTCGATGACCCACAGAACTCCAGAACACAATCCTTCTTAAGCAAAATTTTATAG
- a CDS encoding ATP-grasp domain-containing protein, with protein sequence MELDQLERASSTQETDLEEQTKPYLTALIGWSLPAIEAASRLNRPFVVVGPPDFEAYAEKHDIAFVGWDFHKLNEGSDLLYKKLHALGAELAVPLYEECVEWAGALNARFREEPRIFNRSLLLRDKGMMKRKAQIAGIKVGVFEEARSIEDVKWFLRRVNEALLKIDGDVYDPIHVKPLDKAGSVGHLAINTIEDVEKLQEQDFPLLMESHLDGQEFSCEAFIHKGKVRFLNITEYIRLGYSNFVPASPSLEEKRPLIEKAVQQLVDAFEIEYGVIHPEYFIMPDGTLHFGEVAARVPGGHIFDLIEKAYGFSAYEAQILCSDPNTTDEELELFFPDPSSADGYAGCLMVHPHTDYVESLNIPEELEEHPYFEKHDLFTPAQGKVAERIGFGNHYGTIFFHGEDSEEMRRLLQLYEEYNFYR encoded by the coding sequence ATGGAACTTGATCAATTAGAACGAGCTTCATCTACACAAGAAACGGATTTAGAAGAACAAACGAAACCATACTTAACAGCTTTAATTGGGTGGAGCCTCCCTGCTATAGAGGCTGCATCCAGATTGAATCGACCATTTGTTGTAGTTGGACCTCCTGACTTTGAAGCTTACGCGGAAAAACATGATATCGCCTTTGTCGGTTGGGACTTCCACAAACTCAATGAAGGATCTGACTTATTGTACAAAAAGTTACATGCACTTGGGGCTGAACTAGCGGTTCCATTATATGAAGAGTGTGTAGAATGGGCCGGTGCCCTGAACGCACGCTTCAGAGAAGAACCTCGCATTTTTAACCGTTCCCTTCTATTACGTGACAAAGGGATGATGAAACGGAAAGCGCAAATTGCTGGGATTAAGGTCGGTGTATTCGAAGAAGCACGCTCTATTGAAGACGTGAAATGGTTCTTAAGACGTGTGAACGAAGCGCTTCTTAAAATTGACGGCGATGTGTATGATCCAATCCATGTAAAACCTCTTGATAAAGCAGGTTCTGTCGGGCACCTAGCCATTAACACGATTGAAGATGTTGAGAAACTACAGGAGCAAGACTTCCCGTTATTGATGGAAAGCCATTTGGACGGGCAAGAGTTCTCGTGCGAAGCGTTTATTCATAAGGGCAAAGTCCGTTTCTTAAATATCACGGAATACATCCGGTTAGGCTACTCAAACTTCGTACCCGCTTCCCCTTCTTTAGAAGAGAAGCGTCCTCTAATTGAGAAGGCTGTCCAACAACTTGTTGATGCGTTCGAAATTGAATACGGCGTCATTCACCCAGAATATTTTATTATGCCAGACGGAACGCTTCATTTCGGCGAAGTGGCCGCTCGAGTTCCAGGGGGACACATCTTTGACTTAATTGAAAAGGCCTATGGATTTAGTGCCTATGAAGCTCAAATTCTATGCAGTGATCCAAATACAACAGACGAAGAATTAGAACTCTTCTTCCCTGATCCATCTAGTGCTGATGGCTATGCTGGGTGCCTAATGGTCCACCCTCACACGGACTACGTGGAGTCGTTAAACATTCCGGAAGAACTCGAAGAACACCCATACTTTGAGAAACATGATCTGTTCACCCCTGCTCAGGGAAAAGTTGCAGAGCGAATCGGCTTTGGTAACCATTACGGAACAATTTTCTTCCACGGAGAAGACAGCGAAGAAATGCGTCGATTACTACAGTTGTACGAAGAATATAATTTCTACCGTTAA
- a CDS encoding excisionase family DNA-binding protein — protein MYLSIQETADYLELPVEYIEKLVRERRIRALFDGEHYLINQNQFTTHFEQVEKYRQYIQEYLNEPIPEDPDIKDED, from the coding sequence ATGTATTTATCCATACAAGAAACAGCTGACTATTTAGAGTTACCTGTGGAGTATATAGAAAAGCTTGTCAGAGAGAGGCGCATACGCGCTTTATTCGATGGAGAGCACTATTTGATTAATCAAAATCAGTTTACGACCCATTTTGAACAGGTGGAGAAGTATCGCCAATATATCCAAGAGTATTTAAATGAACCGATTCCTGAAGATCCCGATATCAAAGATGAAGATTAA
- a CDS encoding alpha/beta hydrolase family protein — MKKIFYGEQKDQYGELRIPEGEGPHPVAVVIHGGFWREPFTLELMTDAAEDLTAHGYATWNIEYRRVGQDDGAWPNTLLDVGRAHDYVKNLAQDYNLDIDKTITIGHSAGGHLAMWLAGRHKIPATSELYCENPHPVAGAISLAGVVDPETMYTVHHFRDASMGSEPNNPVADLLKGKPEEVRERLQAASPLELLPIEVPHVLIHGSLDIHVPIGISSRYQRHAEELAEFVKFVELTEAEHFMLTDTKTEAWEAVLEEVDLLLKSI, encoded by the coding sequence ATGAAGAAAATTTTTTACGGAGAACAAAAGGATCAATACGGAGAACTTCGAATCCCTGAGGGAGAAGGTCCTCACCCTGTTGCCGTTGTTATTCACGGAGGATTCTGGAGAGAACCCTTTACACTAGAACTCATGACAGACGCAGCAGAAGATTTAACCGCTCACGGTTACGCCACTTGGAATATTGAGTACCGCCGAGTTGGACAAGATGATGGAGCCTGGCCCAACACCCTCCTGGACGTTGGAAGGGCTCATGATTACGTTAAAAACCTTGCACAAGACTATAATCTGGATATAGACAAAACGATCACTATTGGCCATTCAGCTGGTGGTCATTTAGCTATGTGGCTCGCTGGACGCCATAAGATTCCTGCGACTAGTGAACTTTACTGCGAGAATCCTCACCCTGTTGCAGGAGCCATTAGCCTTGCTGGAGTTGTAGATCCTGAAACAATGTATACTGTCCATCATTTCAGAGACGCGTCCATGGGATCAGAACCCAACAACCCGGTGGCCGACTTATTAAAAGGAAAACCAGAAGAAGTACGGGAGCGTCTGCAAGCAGCTTCACCTCTTGAACTACTTCCTATTGAGGTTCCACATGTGCTTATTCACGGATCATTGGATATCCATGTCCCTATTGGAATCAGCTCTCGTTACCAGCGACACGCTGAAGAACTCGCTGAGTTTGTGAAGTTTGTGGAGCTGACAGAAGCTGAACATTTTATGCTGACAGACACCAAAACAGAAGCTTGGGAAGCTGTCCTTGAAGAAGTCGATTTACTTCTAAAAAGCATATAA
- a CDS encoding carbohydrate-binding protein — MWNSNGYYDPYQIQAPYDNQLRQGWQGGNVPYQQPYYEPSTTYGYQPPVEPYTEPAYRASWKSWEDLGSPPRGMKGAPAVASWQPNRLDCFVRGEDNAMWHKWWDGSRWREWENLGAPRGGLRSYPAAVSWGANRIDCFVRGRNDRMWHKWWDGSQWRGWEDLGAPPRGMKGAPAVASWQSGRLDCFIQGEDNNMWHKWWDGATWSQWEDLGSPQGGLRDAPGAVSWGPNRIDCFVRGRNDKLWHKWWNGAAWSEWENLGAPRGGFENAPAASSWSSNRLDVFVRGDNNSLWKKTWKATKWSDWKDLGSPQGGVRSSPGAVSWERKRVDCFVRGRNDNMWHKWYS, encoded by the coding sequence ATGTGGAATTCGAATGGGTATTATGATCCTTATCAAATTCAAGCTCCTTATGATAACCAATTACGACAAGGATGGCAGGGAGGGAATGTGCCCTATCAACAACCTTATTATGAACCTTCAACAACCTATGGGTACCAGCCTCCTGTAGAGCCGTATACAGAACCTGCTTATCGGGCCAGCTGGAAGTCATGGGAAGACTTAGGTTCCCCGCCAAGAGGAATGAAGGGCGCACCTGCTGTGGCTTCCTGGCAGCCTAATCGTTTGGACTGCTTCGTGCGGGGCGAGGATAACGCCATGTGGCACAAATGGTGGGATGGTTCGCGCTGGAGGGAATGGGAGAATCTCGGCGCCCCACGAGGCGGGCTAAGAAGTTATCCGGCGGCTGTATCATGGGGTGCCAATCGAATTGACTGTTTCGTACGTGGTAGAAATGACCGCATGTGGCATAAGTGGTGGGATGGTTCACAGTGGAGAGGTTGGGAAGACCTTGGCGCCCCTCCTAGAGGGATGAAAGGCGCACCGGCAGTAGCTTCCTGGCAGTCGGGACGCCTGGATTGCTTTATTCAAGGTGAGGATAATAATATGTGGCACAAATGGTGGGATGGCGCCACTTGGAGTCAATGGGAAGATCTTGGCTCTCCGCAAGGTGGATTACGTGATGCTCCAGGTGCTGTATCATGGGGACCCAATCGAATTGACTGTTTCGTACGTGGTCGTAACGACAAACTGTGGCATAAGTGGTGGAACGGGGCCGCTTGGAGCGAGTGGGAAAATCTTGGTGCCCCGCGTGGAGGGTTTGAAAATGCTCCGGCAGCGTCCTCCTGGTCATCGAACCGACTGGATGTCTTCGTCCGCGGAGACAATAATAGCTTGTGGAAGAAGACATGGAAAGCGACAAAGTGGAGTGATTGGAAGGACCTTGGCTCTCCTCAAGGTGGCGTCCGTTCAAGTCCGGGCGCGGTATCCTGGGAAAGAAAACGAGTCGATTGCTTCGTAAGAGGAAGAAACGACAACATGTGGCATAAGTGGTATTCCTAA
- a CDS encoding phenylacetate--CoA ligase family protein: protein MILHKNESASKNDREHVQLAGLKKTVERVYENVPFYREKFEALGLKPSDIQTLEDVQKLPFLQKKDLRAHYPFGLFAVDQSEIVRLHASSGTSGKPTVVGYTKNDVQMWSDLVARAISLAGGKKGEILHNAYGYGLFTGGLGLHFGSEELGMATVPVSGGNTERQITLIEDFKPTVICGTPSYMLNIAERMELMGKDPRATSIKYGIFGAEPWSEEMRRTLEEKFDIKACDIYGLSEVLGPGIAMECHEAQEGLHIAEDHFLVEVIDPETMQPVPDGEDGELVFTSLTKEAFPVIRYRTGDIASITHEPCACGRTTARMSRVKGRIDDMLIIRGVNVFPSEIEHFLLQVKGIVPHYQLHLMRKGSLMQVELQVEVDEAFYGSIDGDLKHEKCDTLSKQIRTIMKNNCLVSVDVRVNKPNSIPRSEGKAVRVVEQMMS, encoded by the coding sequence ATGATTTTGCACAAAAATGAAAGCGCTTCAAAAAATGATAGGGAACACGTTCAGCTTGCTGGATTGAAGAAAACCGTAGAACGAGTGTATGAGAATGTGCCTTTTTATCGTGAAAAGTTTGAGGCATTAGGCCTAAAGCCGAGTGATATTCAAACTCTTGAGGATGTTCAAAAGCTACCGTTTTTACAGAAAAAAGATCTTCGCGCCCACTATCCATTTGGGTTATTCGCAGTCGACCAAAGTGAAATTGTGCGTTTGCATGCTTCCTCTGGGACAAGCGGAAAGCCTACCGTTGTGGGGTACACAAAGAACGATGTTCAGATGTGGTCGGATCTTGTAGCGCGTGCGATCTCCTTAGCGGGAGGAAAGAAAGGGGAAATCCTTCATAATGCGTATGGCTATGGATTGTTCACTGGGGGACTGGGTCTTCATTTCGGAAGTGAAGAGCTGGGCATGGCCACGGTACCTGTATCTGGAGGGAATACCGAAAGACAAATCACTTTGATTGAGGACTTTAAACCAACCGTCATCTGCGGCACACCTTCTTATATGTTAAATATTGCAGAGCGTATGGAACTAATGGGGAAAGACCCTCGTGCCACGTCCATTAAGTACGGCATATTCGGAGCTGAACCGTGGTCTGAGGAGATGAGGCGTACCCTTGAAGAGAAATTCGATATCAAAGCTTGTGATATTTATGGACTGAGTGAAGTGTTAGGTCCTGGGATAGCTATGGAATGTCACGAAGCACAGGAAGGGCTTCATATTGCAGAGGACCATTTCTTAGTAGAAGTTATTGATCCGGAAACAATGCAACCTGTTCCGGATGGAGAAGACGGAGAGTTGGTCTTTACAAGTTTAACGAAAGAGGCCTTCCCTGTTATCCGTTACCGGACAGGCGATATCGCATCAATTACCCATGAGCCTTGCGCATGTGGTCGGACGACAGCACGCATGTCGAGAGTAAAAGGACGGATTGATGATATGTTAATCATCCGTGGCGTAAATGTATTCCCGTCTGAGATCGAACATTTCCTATTGCAAGTAAAAGGAATTGTGCCTCATTATCAGCTCCATTTAATGCGAAAGGGGAGCCTGATGCAAGTTGAACTACAGGTAGAAGTGGATGAGGCGTTTTATGGAAGTATTGATGGGGATCTGAAGCATGAGAAATGTGATACCTTATCCAAACAAATCCGAACGATTATGAAGAATAATTGCCTTGTCTCAGTAGACGTTCGTGTGAATAAACCGAACTCCATCCCTCGCTCAGAAGGGAAAGCCGTGCGAGTCGTAGAACAGATGATGAGCTAA
- a CDS encoding glutamine ABC transporter substrate-binding protein gives MKRLFALFITILSIAVLAACGSSSDSNGDSTNGDSGDSGGDSGEKETYTVATDANFKPFEYKDPDSGEMKGFDIDLMKAIADEAGFNVEFKSMQFDGLITGMQSGRYPLAIAGISITEERKESIDFSDPYYDSGLILMVQSDNDEIKSIDDVDGKEVGVKTGTTSEAYLKENTDAKIKAFPQIINAYMDVRNGRVDASLYDKPNVEFYIKESGKDELKTVGETLQGESYGIAMEKGSDLVEPVNEALATLKENGKYDEIYEEYFGKKPE, from the coding sequence GTGAAACGTTTATTTGCACTTTTTATCACAATTCTATCAATTGCTGTACTCGCAGCGTGTGGTAGCTCATCAGATTCAAACGGTGACTCTACAAATGGAGATAGCGGGGACAGCGGCGGCGATTCAGGAGAAAAAGAGACCTACACCGTTGCCACAGATGCAAACTTTAAGCCTTTTGAATATAAAGATCCAGACAGTGGAGAGATGAAAGGCTTTGATATTGATTTAATGAAGGCGATTGCGGATGAAGCTGGCTTTAACGTCGAATTTAAGTCCATGCAATTTGATGGACTGATTACAGGAATGCAGTCCGGACGTTACCCACTTGCTATTGCAGGGATCTCCATTACGGAAGAGCGAAAAGAAAGCATTGATTTCTCAGATCCATATTACGATTCTGGTTTAATTTTAATGGTTCAAAGTGATAACGATGAGATTAAATCGATTGATGATGTTGATGGAAAAGAAGTCGGCGTTAAGACAGGGACAACAAGTGAGGCATACTTAAAAGAAAATACAGATGCTAAAATCAAAGCCTTCCCTCAAATTATCAACGCATACATGGACGTTCGAAACGGTCGTGTAGATGCATCTTTATATGACAAGCCAAACGTTGAATTCTACATTAAAGAAAGCGGCAAAGATGAGCTAAAAACAGTTGGAGAAACGCTTCAAGGTGAGTCTTATGGTATTGCAATGGAGAAAGGATCTGACCTTGTAGAACCTGTAAATGAAGCACTCGCTACTCTAAAAGAAAACGGAAAATACGACGAAATCTATGAAGAATACTTCGGCAAAAAGCCAGAGTAA
- a CDS encoding CHRD domain-containing protein yields MDKLFKARLKGKNEVPPVETHASGIAKFASNKHDTKIKFVLKIEDIENFVQAHIHFGNREQNGPVVAFLFGADLETLPNQNGISTQKGVVTGILKDEDIVKNDVGIHSIADLLDCMKKELTYVNVHTEQNLSGEIRGQIVPLQEGR; encoded by the coding sequence ATGGATAAATTATTTAAGGCACGATTAAAAGGGAAAAATGAAGTTCCACCTGTCGAAACCCATGCATCTGGAATTGCAAAATTTGCTTCAAACAAGCATGACACGAAAATTAAATTCGTTTTAAAAATAGAAGATATCGAAAATTTTGTTCAAGCCCACATCCATTTTGGTAACAGAGAGCAGAACGGCCCCGTAGTTGCGTTCTTATTCGGCGCAGACCTTGAAACACTTCCAAATCAAAATGGAATATCGACTCAAAAAGGCGTGGTAACAGGTATCCTAAAGGATGAAGACATTGTGAAAAATGACGTCGGAATTCACTCTATTGCCGATCTTCTCGACTGCATGAAAAAAGAATTAACATACGTAAACGTTCACACCGAACAGAACCTCTCGGGTGAAATAAGAGGGCAAATCGTTCCCCTTCAAGAGGGTCGATAA